The Dokdonella koreensis DS-123 genome has a segment encoding these proteins:
- a CDS encoding M12 family metallo-peptidase → MHIVQRPLLISFFFACAGFTATASASEQEQAPRLFVTTEKQPPPSEPGPWLQSWHITIDQQAIQQPAETITLNVPGQREIVVRQMYWSPKAGYLSQLVGDGPEVIWLPDPSAKPDDFAWEWYGRSEGHTVSIVFNYGVIAARIWTPEHKYALQPRPGDVTELAEVNPDWWQMHPDREEQHPGQAATDTPLHGTPDGLTPSGPPTWDLGCTAPLPTTASTIDVLVMYTTDVLGQYGSHAGVETEAIRAIKDANDSLRNSGIWSVRFFLRGVEQVPPPADPFFNYGLVNIEQAMFHLAGVQGTTTNYPGWIYNGNPAVSSRRNALQADVVALARIDISGDDTCGVAFVQRLYDLIGGRIEPGPEFERKSYLVFDPRCGVDRLNLAHELGHLLGMEHDPRNAGMPGTAFTSCPWSYGHRNSSSNPNAAFRTVMSYADMGSGSGPICTGKHACPLIDAYSNPAYAWNGAIVPNPTPGALPIGVATGGSAGPAARANDTLARLAPIVAAFRTRPDLIFANGFQ, encoded by the coding sequence ATGCACATCGTGCAACGACCGCTATTGATTTCGTTCTTTTTTGCGTGTGCGGGATTCACGGCTACCGCGTCGGCCAGCGAGCAGGAACAGGCGCCACGCCTGTTCGTCACGACCGAAAAACAACCTCCTCCTTCCGAACCCGGTCCCTGGCTGCAAAGCTGGCACATCACCATCGATCAGCAGGCCATCCAGCAGCCGGCCGAGACGATCACTCTGAATGTTCCGGGCCAGCGCGAGATCGTCGTGCGACAGATGTACTGGTCGCCGAAGGCCGGCTATCTCTCGCAGTTGGTTGGTGATGGCCCTGAAGTCATCTGGCTACCAGATCCGAGCGCGAAGCCGGACGACTTCGCTTGGGAGTGGTACGGCCGCTCCGAAGGCCATACGGTCTCGATCGTCTTCAACTACGGCGTGATCGCCGCACGTATCTGGACCCCCGAGCACAAGTACGCCTTGCAGCCCAGGCCGGGCGATGTCACCGAGCTGGCCGAGGTCAATCCGGACTGGTGGCAGATGCATCCGGATCGCGAGGAGCAGCACCCTGGTCAAGCGGCAACCGACACGCCGCTTCACGGCACTCCCGATGGTCTGACCCCGTCCGGGCCACCCACCTGGGACCTTGGTTGCACGGCCCCACTGCCGACGACGGCGAGCACGATCGATGTGCTGGTGATGTATACGACGGACGTACTCGGCCAGTATGGTTCTCATGCTGGCGTCGAGACAGAAGCGATCAGAGCGATCAAAGATGCCAACGATAGTTTGCGAAACAGTGGCATCTGGTCGGTGCGCTTCTTTCTACGCGGCGTGGAACAGGTTCCACCACCGGCTGATCCCTTTTTCAACTATGGGCTAGTCAACATAGAGCAAGCCATGTTCCATCTTGCAGGCGTTCAGGGTACGACCACGAATTATCCAGGTTGGATTTACAACGGTAATCCGGCGGTCAGCAGCCGACGCAATGCGCTACAGGCGGATGTGGTCGCACTGGCCCGCATAGATATCTCCGGTGATGACACATGTGGCGTCGCCTTCGTACAGCGTTTGTATGACTTGATTGGCGGCAGAATCGAACCCGGACCGGAGTTCGAGCGCAAGTCTTACCTTGTCTTCGATCCGCGCTGCGGTGTCGACCGGCTTAATCTCGCACACGAACTCGGTCATTTACTCGGCATGGAACACGACCCGCGCAATGCCGGCATGCCGGGCACCGCCTTTACGTCATGTCCTTGGTCCTATGGGCATCGCAACTCCAGCTCCAATCCCAATGCGGCCTTTCGTACCGTGATGTCGTACGCTGACATGGGCAGCGGCTCCGGGCCAATCTGCACCGGGAAGCACGCGTGCCCACTGATCGATGCCTACTCCAATCCAGCCTATGCGTGGAACGGTGCGATCGTTCCAAACCCCACCCCAGGTGCTCTACCCATCGGCGTCGCGACGGGAGGATCTGCGGGACCCGCAGCGCGAGCGAACGATACCCTTGCGCGACTGGCACCCATCGTCGCTGCATTCCGGACCAGACCAGACCTGATCTTCGCCAATGGATTCCAATAG
- the gcvPB gene encoding aminomethyl-transferring glycine dehydrogenase subunit GcvPB encodes MLIFELSQPGRTAAAQLPADTAIPSDLPASLRRQTPPALPEVSELQTVRHYTNLSRKNFSIDTQFYPLGSCTMKYNPRACHTLAMLDGFLARHPYAPESLSQGFLGCMYDLQEILADVTGMKGGVSLAPMAGAQGELAGVAMIVAYHRHRGDTERTEIIVPDAAHGTNPATATMCGCTVREIPTKDDGDIDVEALKKALGPKTAGIMLTNPSTIGVFERRIQEIARLVHEAGGLLYYDGANLNAILGKVRPGDMGFDAIHMNLHKTFSTPHGGGGPGAGAVGVSERLKPFLPVPMIEKKDDGRYGWVRRKDRPLSIGRLTTFAGNAGVLLRAYIYARLLGREGMRRVAEYATLNANYLARRLADAGFDLAYPERRASHEFIVTVARQKKANGITALDFSKSLLDRNIHAPTNYFPLLVPECLLIEPTETESKETLDGFVEVMTELLALSASDPQAMKDAPLTMPVRRLDDVKAARELDIAWQSPAAA; translated from the coding sequence ATGCTGATCTTCGAGCTTTCCCAGCCCGGCCGCACCGCGGCCGCGCAGCTTCCGGCCGATACCGCGATCCCGTCCGACCTCCCCGCGAGCCTGCGCCGGCAGACGCCGCCCGCGCTGCCGGAAGTGTCGGAACTGCAGACGGTCCGCCACTACACCAACCTGTCGCGCAAGAACTTCTCGATCGACACGCAGTTCTATCCGCTCGGGTCGTGCACGATGAAGTACAACCCGCGCGCCTGCCACACGCTGGCGATGCTGGACGGCTTCCTGGCGCGCCATCCGTATGCGCCCGAGTCGCTGAGCCAGGGCTTCCTGGGTTGCATGTACGACCTGCAGGAGATCCTCGCCGACGTCACCGGCATGAAGGGCGGCGTGTCGCTGGCGCCGATGGCCGGCGCCCAGGGCGAGCTGGCCGGCGTGGCGATGATCGTCGCCTACCACCGGCACCGCGGCGACACCGAGCGCACCGAGATCATCGTGCCGGACGCCGCCCACGGCACCAACCCGGCCACGGCGACGATGTGCGGCTGCACGGTGCGCGAGATCCCGACCAAGGACGACGGCGACATCGACGTGGAGGCGCTCAAGAAGGCGCTGGGCCCGAAGACCGCCGGCATCATGCTGACCAACCCGTCCACGATCGGCGTGTTCGAGCGGCGCATCCAGGAGATCGCCAGGCTCGTGCACGAGGCCGGCGGCCTGCTCTACTACGACGGCGCCAACCTCAACGCGATCCTCGGCAAGGTGCGTCCGGGCGACATGGGTTTCGACGCGATCCACATGAACCTGCACAAGACCTTCTCGACGCCGCACGGCGGCGGTGGTCCGGGCGCGGGTGCGGTCGGCGTGTCCGAGCGCCTCAAGCCGTTCCTGCCGGTGCCGATGATCGAGAAGAAGGACGACGGCCGCTACGGCTGGGTGCGCCGCAAGGACCGCCCGCTGTCGATCGGCCGGCTGACCACGTTCGCCGGCAATGCCGGCGTGCTGCTGCGCGCGTACATCTACGCCCGCCTGCTCGGCCGCGAGGGCATGCGCCGCGTCGCCGAGTACGCCACGCTCAACGCCAACTACCTGGCACGCCGCCTGGCCGATGCCGGCTTCGACCTGGCCTATCCCGAGCGCCGCGCCAGCCACGAGTTCATCGTGACGGTCGCGCGCCAGAAGAAGGCCAACGGCATCACCGCGCTGGATTTCTCCAAGAGCCTGCTCGACCGCAACATCCACGCGCCGACCAACTACTTCCCGCTGCTGGTGCCCGAGTGTCTGCTGATCGAGCCGACCGAGACCGAGAGCAAGGAGACGCTGGACGGTTTCGTCGAGGTCATGACCGAGCTGCTGGCCCTGTCGGCGTCCGATCCGCAGGCGATGAAGGACGCGCCGCTGACGATGCCGGTGCGCCGCCTCGACGACGTCAAGGCCGCGCGCGAGCTGGACATCGCCTGGCAATCGCCCGCGGCGGCCTGA
- the cysN gene encoding sulfate adenylyltransferase subunit CysN, producing the protein MATRTASAGDAAQTAPAQGLLRFITCGSVDDGKSTLIGRLLYDTRTLLEDQLDALAADSRRLGTQGTDLDFALLVDGLSAEREQGITIDVAYRFFATPQRRFIVADTPGHVQYTRNMVTGASTADLAVILVDARQGVLTQTRRHSHLVALLGIRHVVLAVNKLDLVDYSREAFERIEADYRAFAARIGLEAVVAIPLSALRGDNMVAAPSPNTPWYRGPSLIGHLESVVVDALPDEAPLRFLVQWVNRPGPDFRGYAGRVLGGRVRPGDAVCVLPSGHAATVERIVGYAGDLDEAVRGQSVTLTLAEAVDVSRGDVIAAAAAPPAVADQFEATVVWMDEAPMLPGRGYLVKLGATTTGGALGPPKYQVDPDSLDHLAARTLALNAIGVCTLTLDRTVPFDPYADNRDMGSFIVIDRVSNRTVAAGLLHFALRRSQNVHWQALALDKAARAHRNGHGPGVVWLTGLSGSGKSTIANRLEQRLHALGVHTYLLDGDNVRHGLNKDLGFTAADRVENIRRIAEVAGLMVDAGLVVICAFISPFRSERALARRRVAEGEFVEVYVDTPLATVERRDPKGLYAKARRGELKNFTGIDSPYEAPEAAEVHVRTEDTDVDRAVEQVLAQLRRQKILAAG; encoded by the coding sequence ATGGCGACACGGACCGCATCGGCCGGCGACGCCGCGCAGACCGCGCCGGCGCAGGGCCTGCTGCGCTTCATCACCTGCGGCAGCGTGGACGACGGCAAGAGCACGCTGATCGGCCGGCTGCTCTACGACACGCGCACGCTGCTGGAAGACCAGCTCGACGCGCTGGCCGCCGATTCGCGGCGGCTCGGCACGCAGGGCACGGACCTGGACTTCGCCCTGCTGGTCGACGGCCTGTCGGCCGAGCGCGAGCAGGGCATCACGATCGACGTGGCCTACCGGTTCTTCGCGACGCCGCAGCGGCGGTTCATCGTCGCCGACACGCCGGGCCACGTGCAGTACACGCGCAACATGGTCACCGGGGCCTCCACGGCGGACCTGGCGGTGATCCTGGTCGACGCGCGCCAGGGCGTGCTGACGCAGACGCGCCGGCACAGCCACCTGGTCGCGCTGCTCGGCATCCGCCACGTGGTGCTGGCGGTCAACAAGCTGGACCTGGTGGACTACTCGCGCGAGGCGTTCGAGCGGATCGAGGCGGACTATCGCGCGTTCGCGGCGCGCATCGGCCTCGAGGCGGTCGTCGCGATCCCGCTGTCGGCGCTGCGCGGCGACAACATGGTCGCGGCACCCAGCCCGAACACGCCGTGGTACCGCGGGCCGAGCCTGATCGGGCACCTCGAATCGGTGGTGGTCGACGCGCTGCCGGACGAGGCGCCGCTGCGTTTCCTGGTGCAGTGGGTCAACCGGCCCGGCCCGGACTTCCGCGGGTATGCCGGCCGCGTGCTCGGCGGCCGCGTGCGTCCCGGCGACGCCGTGTGCGTACTGCCGTCCGGCCACGCCGCGACGGTCGAGCGCATCGTCGGCTATGCGGGCGACCTCGACGAGGCGGTCCGCGGCCAGTCGGTCACGCTGACACTGGCCGAGGCGGTCGACGTCAGCCGCGGCGACGTCATCGCCGCCGCGGCCGCTCCGCCGGCCGTTGCCGACCAGTTCGAGGCGACCGTGGTCTGGATGGACGAGGCGCCGATGCTGCCGGGGCGCGGCTACCTCGTGAAGCTCGGCGCCACCACCACCGGCGGTGCGCTCGGCCCGCCCAAGTACCAGGTCGACCCGGACAGCCTCGATCACCTGGCGGCGCGGACGCTGGCGTTGAACGCGATCGGCGTCTGCACGCTGACGCTGGACCGCACCGTGCCGTTCGACCCCTATGCCGACAATCGCGACATGGGCAGCTTCATCGTGATCGACCGCGTCAGCAACCGCACGGTCGCGGCCGGCCTGCTGCACTTCGCGCTGCGCCGCTCGCAGAACGTGCACTGGCAGGCGCTCGCGCTCGACAAGGCGGCGCGCGCGCACCGCAACGGCCACGGCCCCGGCGTGGTCTGGCTGACCGGCCTGTCCGGTTCCGGCAAGTCGACGATCGCCAACCGGCTCGAGCAGCGCCTGCACGCGCTCGGCGTCCACACCTACCTGCTGGACGGCGACAACGTGCGCCACGGTCTCAACAAGGACCTGGGCTTCACCGCCGCCGACCGCGTCGAGAACATCCGCCGCATCGCCGAGGTCGCCGGCCTGATGGTCGATGCCGGCCTGGTCGTCATCTGTGCGTTCATCTCGCCGTTCCGGTCCGAGCGCGCGCTGGCGCGCCGGCGTGTCGCCGAGGGCGAGTTCGTCGAGGTCTACGTCGACACGCCGCTGGCCACCGTCGAACGGCGCGACCCCAAGGGCCTGTACGCCAAGGCCCGCCGCGGCGAGCTGAAGAACTTCACCGGCATCGACTCGCCGTACGAGGCGCCGGAGGCAGCCGAGGTCCACGTGCGGACCGAGGACACCGACGTCGACCGGGCGGTCGAGCAGGTCCTCGCGCAGCTGCGCCGCCAGAAGATCCTGGCGGCCGGTTGA
- a CDS encoding response regulator transcription factor, protein MNKNRILLADDDVELAQLLRDFLVREGFEVVLAHDAEAAVAAVRGDKPFDALVLDVMLPGRSGLDVLRELRRDSTLPVLMLTALGEDIDRILGLELGADDYIPKPCNPRELAARLRAVLRRAHGENGGEAMTDLQCENVTLRAASRSVAVDGEPVTLTATEFDLLALLMREAGRVVTKERISQTVLGRPLGPYDRSIDVHVSNLRRKLGNAADGQSHITTIHRSGYLFRKLDEH, encoded by the coding sequence ATGAACAAGAACCGCATCCTGCTGGCCGACGACGACGTCGAGCTGGCGCAGTTGCTGCGCGACTTCCTGGTGCGCGAAGGCTTCGAGGTCGTGCTGGCGCATGATGCCGAGGCCGCGGTGGCCGCCGTGCGCGGCGACAAGCCGTTCGACGCACTGGTGCTGGACGTGATGCTGCCCGGGCGCTCGGGGCTGGACGTGCTGCGCGAGCTGCGCCGCGACAGCACGTTGCCGGTGCTGATGCTGACCGCGCTGGGCGAGGACATCGACCGCATCCTCGGCCTGGAGCTGGGCGCCGACGACTACATCCCCAAGCCGTGCAACCCGCGCGAGCTGGCCGCGCGCCTGCGCGCCGTGCTGCGCCGCGCGCACGGCGAGAACGGCGGCGAGGCGATGACCGACCTGCAGTGCGAGAACGTCACGCTGCGCGCCGCCTCGCGCAGCGTCGCCGTGGACGGCGAGCCGGTCACGCTGACGGCGACCGAGTTCGACCTGCTGGCCCTGCTGATGCGCGAGGCGGGCCGCGTCGTGACCAAGGAGCGCATCTCGCAGACCGTGCTGGGCCGGCCGCTGGGCCCGTACGACCGCTCGATCGACGTGCACGTGTCGAACCTGCGGCGCAAGCTGGGCAATGCCGCCGACGGCCAGTCGCACATCACGACGATCCATCGCAGCGGCTACCTGTTCCGCAAGCTCGACGAGCACTGA
- a CDS encoding lipid-A-disaccharide synthase N-terminal domain-containing protein translates to MNEVLFYVHSVGVTPWKLVGYLGVFLFTSRWFVQMYATRKLKRVHMPRAFWWLSVFGSLLLVSYFTFGKNDSVGILSNLFPSVVAIYNLVVDLRHRRDRAVS, encoded by the coding sequence ATGAACGAAGTCCTTTTCTACGTGCACAGTGTCGGCGTCACGCCGTGGAAGCTGGTCGGCTACCTGGGCGTCTTCCTGTTCACCAGCCGCTGGTTCGTGCAGATGTACGCCACGCGCAAGCTCAAGCGCGTGCACATGCCGCGTGCGTTCTGGTGGCTGTCGGTCTTCGGCAGCCTGCTGCTGGTCAGCTACTTCACGTTCGGCAAGAACGATTCGGTCGGCATCCTCTCGAACCTGTTCCCGTCCGTGGTGGCGATCTACAACCTGGTGGTGGACCTGCGCCATCGCCGCGATCGCGCGGTTTCCTGA
- a CDS encoding TerC family protein, whose product MIELLSDPQAWIALLTLAALEIVLGVDNLVFVSIAVSRLAPAQRPAARRVGLALACITRIALLLVLATLAGFDDERMGLFTAAGQVISLRDIILVAGGLFLLVKAVMEIHQELEGARGGDSEEGRVFASFGFVIAQIAVIDIVFSLDSVITAVGMVNQIPIMVAAIVLAVAVMIFAANTVGEFIDNHPTIRMLALAFLILVGMVLIADGFELHIPRGYVYFAMGFSIAVESLNLWARRRARQAGPDS is encoded by the coding sequence ATGATCGAACTCCTCTCCGACCCGCAGGCCTGGATCGCGCTGCTCACGCTGGCGGCGCTGGAGATCGTCCTGGGCGTCGACAACCTGGTCTTCGTCTCGATCGCGGTCAGCCGGCTGGCGCCGGCGCAGCGGCCGGCCGCGCGCCGGGTGGGCCTGGCCCTGGCCTGCATCACGCGCATCGCCCTGCTGCTGGTGCTGGCGACGCTGGCGGGTTTCGACGACGAGCGCATGGGCCTGTTCACCGCGGCGGGCCAGGTGATCTCGCTGCGCGACATCATCCTGGTGGCCGGCGGCCTGTTCCTGCTGGTCAAGGCGGTCATGGAGATCCACCAGGAGCTCGAAGGCGCGCGCGGCGGCGACAGCGAGGAAGGGCGCGTGTTCGCCTCGTTCGGCTTCGTCATCGCCCAGATCGCGGTGATCGACATCGTGTTCTCGCTCGACTCGGTGATCACCGCGGTGGGCATGGTCAACCAGATCCCGATCATGGTCGCGGCGATCGTGCTGGCGGTGGCGGTCATGATCTTCGCGGCCAACACGGTCGGCGAGTTCATCGACAACCATCCCACCATCCGCATGCTGGCGCTGGCGTTCCTGATCCTGGTCGGCATGGTGCTGATCGCCGACGGTTTCGAGCTGCACATCCCGCGCGGCTACGTCTATTTCGCGATGGGCTTCTCGATCGCGGTCGAGTCGCTGAACCTGTGGGCGCGCCGGCGCGCCCGGCAGGCGGGTCCCGATTCCTGA
- a CDS encoding TolB family protein, which translates to MDSNRLLIAVLAASLAGSADAALTVGPPMLETYGYEGEPSYGPCGNAVLSDDAHWLTFSCFSRDIVPGDDNDRYDTFLLDRQTRQTQRVSVDSLGQEHRFDSNRGVASADGRRVVFNSNAKLDPSIPWDYYKLGISNVFLRDLERGTTSLIGLNSRRESERLGTRLVTAHHRREEVLLLSGANLLGEDTNGPLMEDLYVRNWRTAAIELVSTSTEGHQGNCYTQGDSIISDSGRYIVFMSCASNLSDDNPLRTGNLFLRDRWLGTTRRLTRPWTGGEFIASPSYYLDSTAGRIIGDRYVPFGATSGELVPGVGTIQANTYLLDIQTGQIELISRGWDGSTHSAEGWRPSMSADGRYLAFYSRSPDIMVDPGPGPAVYLKDRFTGETVNVTATLARPLYFYFAQVNLSADGSTLAFTWRYDDDAPQPYAGRQLIYTVSIHGTPIAPPEPEPVPATAPMARFAAFVALLLGAWIALRRRRNTT; encoded by the coding sequence ATGGATTCCAATAGACTGCTCATCGCGGTTCTCGCCGCGTCGCTGGCCGGCTCCGCCGATGCGGCGTTGACAGTCGGCCCGCCGATGCTGGAGACCTATGGCTACGAAGGCGAACCTTCCTATGGGCCGTGCGGAAACGCCGTGCTGTCCGACGACGCGCACTGGCTGACTTTCTCGTGCTTCTCCAGGGATATCGTGCCTGGCGACGACAACGATCGCTATGACACCTTCCTGCTCGACCGCCAAACGAGGCAGACCCAGCGCGTCAGCGTTGACAGCCTCGGCCAAGAGCATCGGTTCGACAGTAACAGGGGAGTTGCGTCCGCCGATGGACGCCGTGTCGTATTCAACTCCAACGCCAAACTCGACCCCTCGATCCCTTGGGATTACTACAAGCTCGGCATCAGCAATGTCTTTCTGCGCGACCTGGAGCGAGGCACTACCTCGCTAATCGGCCTGAACAGCCGGAGAGAATCGGAACGGCTCGGCACGAGACTGGTGACCGCTCACCATCGCCGCGAAGAAGTGCTTCTTCTTAGCGGCGCCAACTTATTGGGAGAGGATACCAATGGCCCTCTCATGGAAGATCTTTACGTACGCAACTGGCGTACAGCGGCAATCGAGCTCGTATCGACATCAACCGAAGGACATCAAGGAAACTGCTATACACAAGGGGATTCCATCATCTCCGACAGTGGCCGTTACATCGTGTTCATGAGTTGCGCGAGCAATCTCTCCGACGACAACCCACTCCGCACGGGCAACCTGTTCCTGCGCGACCGCTGGCTCGGCACGACTCGTCGTCTGACACGTCCCTGGACCGGCGGAGAATTTATCGCATCGCCGTCCTACTACCTAGATTCCACTGCCGGAAGAATCATTGGCGATCGCTATGTCCCCTTCGGCGCGACCAGCGGCGAATTGGTGCCAGGCGTTGGCACCATTCAGGCCAACACCTATCTGCTCGACATCCAGACCGGTCAGATCGAGTTAATCTCTCGCGGATGGGATGGATCGACACACTCGGCCGAAGGCTGGCGCCCCTCGATGAGCGCCGACGGTCGCTACCTGGCCTTCTACTCGCGATCACCCGACATCATGGTCGATCCGGGGCCGGGGCCCGCCGTGTATCTCAAGGATCGCTTCACCGGCGAGACCGTCAACGTCACCGCCACGCTGGCCAGGCCTCTGTATTTCTACTTTGCGCAAGTCAACCTCTCTGCCGATGGCTCGACGCTAGCCTTTACCTGGCGCTACGACGACGACGCGCCGCAACCGTATGCGGGCCGCCAGCTGATCTACACCGTCTCGATCCATGGCACGCCGATTGCGCCGCCAGAGCCCGAGCCGGTACCGGCGACTGCCCCGATGGCCCGATTCGCGGCCTTTGTGGCACTGCTGCTCGGTGCCTGGATCGCCTTGCGACGGCGCCGGAACACAACGTAA
- a CDS encoding diacylglycerol kinase → MPSIEPRGPRQIVRALKWSWKGLRAAWSYEASFRLEVLVCVVLLPAGLWLGQGAVEKALLAGSLLLVLAMELLNSAVEAVVDKVSPEFHELAGRAKDMGSAAVFLLLVNVALCWGLILWQRFG, encoded by the coding sequence ATGCCGAGCATCGAGCCGCGCGGCCCGCGCCAGATCGTCCGGGCGCTGAAGTGGTCCTGGAAGGGACTGCGCGCAGCCTGGTCGTACGAGGCCTCGTTCCGGCTGGAAGTACTGGTCTGCGTGGTGCTGCTGCCGGCCGGACTGTGGCTCGGCCAGGGCGCCGTCGAGAAGGCGCTGCTGGCCGGCAGCCTGCTGCTGGTGCTGGCGATGGAGCTGCTCAACTCGGCGGTCGAGGCGGTGGTGGACAAGGTCAGCCCGGAGTTCCACGAGCTGGCCGGACGTGCCAAGGACATGGGATCGGCGGCGGTGTTCCTGCTGCTGGTCAACGTCGCGCTGTGCTGGGGGCTGATCCTCTGGCAGCGCTTCGGCTGA
- the cysD gene encoding sulfate adenylyltransferase subunit CysD, with amino-acid sequence MPALSHLDALEAESIDILREAVAEAERPVMLYSVGKDSAVMLHLARKAFFPARPPFPLLHVDTTWKFRAMYALRDRMAQEAGMALIVHRNPDAQAQGIGPFTHGSALHTDLWKTQGLKQALDRHGFDVAFGGARRDEEKSRAKERVFSFRNAQHRWDPKAQRPELWRLYNTRKHPGESLRVFPLSNWTELDVWQYIAREQIPVVPLYFAAPRPVVVREGRLIVVDDDRMPLAEGETPVLRTVRFRTLGCWPLTAAIESQADTVEAVIAEMLRARTSEREGRLIDHDSSGSMEKKKAEGYF; translated from the coding sequence ATGCCCGCCTTGAGCCACCTCGACGCCCTGGAAGCCGAAAGCATCGACATCCTGCGGGAGGCGGTGGCCGAGGCCGAGCGGCCGGTGATGCTGTACTCGGTCGGCAAGGACAGCGCCGTGATGCTGCACCTGGCGCGCAAGGCGTTCTTCCCGGCGCGGCCGCCGTTCCCGCTGCTGCACGTGGACACCACCTGGAAGTTCCGCGCGATGTACGCGCTGCGCGATCGCATGGCGCAGGAGGCGGGCATGGCGCTGATCGTGCATCGCAATCCGGACGCACAGGCGCAGGGCATCGGTCCGTTCACGCATGGCTCGGCGCTGCATACCGACCTCTGGAAGACCCAGGGTCTCAAGCAGGCGCTGGACCGGCACGGCTTCGACGTCGCCTTCGGCGGCGCGCGGCGCGACGAGGAGAAGTCGCGCGCGAAGGAACGCGTGTTCTCGTTCCGCAATGCGCAGCACCGCTGGGATCCGAAGGCGCAGCGGCCGGAGCTGTGGCGGCTGTACAACACGCGCAAGCACCCAGGCGAGAGCCTGCGTGTGTTCCCGCTGTCGAACTGGACCGAGCTGGACGTGTGGCAGTACATCGCGCGCGAGCAGATCCCGGTCGTGCCGCTGTACTTCGCCGCGCCACGGCCGGTAGTGGTGCGTGAGGGCCGCCTGATCGTCGTCGACGACGATCGCATGCCGCTGGCCGAGGGCGAGACGCCGGTGCTGCGGACGGTGCGTTTCCGCACGCTGGGCTGCTGGCCGCTGACGGCGGCGATCGAGTCGCAGGCCGACACCGTCGAGGCGGTGATCGCCGAGATGCTGCGCGCCCGCACCAGCGAGCGCGAGGGCCGCCTGATCGACCACGACAGCAGCGGCTCGATGGAGAAGAAGAAGGCCGAGGGCTACTTCTGA
- a CDS encoding phosphatase PAP2 family protein, translating to MSRRLLLWTAAIAAALMLAGLAGLDYPLARAIRAAGLENAALFREGLAVLDTALGMHLWFWLAGVAAIGIGLVALAWKRLPLPPRLGAVLLAAGLVQVATIATMIQGKDAFGRLRPFQVLESGDWSRIWFAGGGSFPSGHAAFYFGLFLPLAAVARPVWLRVVLLAIPLFVVVARIDLARHFLSDVATSALIAALYALLASFAFRRWLPPR from the coding sequence ATGAGCCGACGCCTGCTGCTGTGGACCGCCGCGATCGCCGCGGCGCTGATGCTGGCGGGCCTGGCCGGCCTGGACTATCCGCTGGCGCGCGCGATCCGCGCCGCCGGGCTGGAGAACGCGGCGCTGTTCCGCGAGGGCCTGGCCGTGCTCGACACCGCGCTCGGCATGCACCTGTGGTTCTGGCTGGCCGGCGTGGCGGCGATCGGCATCGGCCTGGTCGCCCTGGCCTGGAAGCGCCTGCCCCTGCCGCCCCGGCTGGGGGCCGTCCTGCTCGCCGCCGGCCTGGTGCAGGTGGCCACGATCGCGACGATGATCCAGGGCAAGGACGCCTTCGGCCGGCTGCGTCCGTTCCAGGTGCTCGAATCGGGCGACTGGTCGCGGATCTGGTTCGCCGGCGGCGGCTCGTTCCCGTCCGGCCATGCGGCGTTCTACTTCGGCCTGTTCCTGCCGCTGGCCGCGGTCGCGCGACCGGTCTGGCTGCGCGTGGTGCTACTGGCGATCCCGCTGTTCGTGGTCGTCGCGCGGATCGACCTCGCACGGCATTTCCTGTCCGATGTCGCCACGTCGGCGCTGATCGCCGCGCTGTATGCGCTTCTGGCTTCGTTCGCATTCCGTCGCTGGCTGCCACCGCGCTGA